Sequence from the Hoplias malabaricus isolate fHopMal1 chromosome 10, fHopMal1.hap1, whole genome shotgun sequence genome:
accggagcacccagaggaaacccgcgcggacacggggagaacacaccaaactcctcacagacagtcaccccgagcgggaattgaacccacaacctccaggtccctggagctgtgtgactgcgacactacctgctgcgccaccgtgccgcctaatcCAGCGCTTAATTCATCTAAATTTTTTCATTTAATCTGTCACTGAATATATGAGAAATCCTGAAGAGCAAATTACATAATTTGAGAAAATACAAATCTAAAGAAAaaattttcttcattttatataattgtatataaACACCTTCTTAACACCAGATTCACTGAcgaaaaaacacattaaatgtaGCTGTTAATTGCTGAATATTCTGATATTGTCATTGATCCATCATAACCTTTTtcaacacagagaaacacaggacATGTCAACATTTAGTCAGTGTCATTTAACACCATTCTGTCTACATCAAGTCTGAGAGATCTGGACCAGTGTTTTCCTCTTCCCTCAAGAAGGCATTTGTATttagtttattaatttaatcaGACATACAAAATGAGGTACAGATATAATAAATGAGGTACAATTCTAATTAATGCAGTGCAGATGGCAAATTTTTCATTGTAATATTTTGTTGTAGGTTGTGACTCTCCTCAATGACCTCTACACTTGTTTTGATGCCATCATAGATAACTTCGACGTTTACAAGGTATCTCTGCAAACTGTAGCGTTTatcaatacatttttgtttagttttgctaACATGTCCATGAttatttacagtagaaatgCTTTTGTCACATATCCCAATTTTCTGTGGATTAATTTTATTGGTGTGTGAATATATGGAGTTTCTTGTAAAGGGGTTGTGTTCTAAAAAAACAGATGTAATATTATCATATGTTATTGATGTATAAAATTTTGACTCTGCTATCATGTATctatttaaatgtttgtttgtgtggatgTGTGGCATAGGTGGAGACAATTGGTGATGCGTACATGGTTGTGTCCGGTTTGCCAGTACGCAATGGGAAACTACACGCTCGTGAAATTGCCCGTATGTCCCTCGCTCTGCTAGAGGCTGTCAAAACTTTTAGGATCCGTCACCGACCAGACCAGCAGCTCAAATTGCGGATTGGCATCCACAGCGGTGAGCACAGCCTTCTCTGTGTGGTCAGGAATTAGCCACTGGTTAGGAACTGGCTGCTGGTCTTTTTGAGTGTGTAAGATTGTGCTAAACACTCCCTACGGCACTGTTAAGTCTTAGGGTACCCTGGACAAAACCTGAAGAAGCTGTACACTAACACAGtcacagctgtgtttttattgcattaatgATGAAGTCTGCTCATCATTTATAATCACACATAGCAGCTCAGGACAGCTAATATTCTCTAAGCCTGTTCAGTTTTCAGTGGTTTTGTGTTAGCAGATGTTTGAAAAGGAGCGGTGGCTTGCCTCACATGTTTCCAAAGGTGTATATTCTAACCTTTACTGCCCAAGCTTGGGGCACTGTATGTACCTGGTGGAGTTTTAGGTAACAGGTGGAATTGTCAGTGGCCCTTTTAGAAGAAATCTGGGTTAAAATTGTCATGGTTAATATCTTTTACATAGTTTTACATCCAGAAGGTGCAGAAAAAGCAGCAGTTAGCTTAATTAGTCGTCAGCAAATTAAGCTAAGCACAATTAAAATTTGTGAAGGCAACATTTCAATtcggtgtgagtgtgaaaacaGCAAACCTGTCCTTAATgaatatctctgtgtgtgttttgtttatgcCAGGTCCTGTATGTGCTGGTGTGGTAGGGCTTAAAATGCCTAGGTACTGTTTATTTGGAGATACAGTGAACACATCATCGCGCATGGAGTCAAATGGGGAATGTAAGTAGCTCTAGACATCCAAATGCAAATTCTATGCGCTTGTTTAGATTATCATTATTATGAGGCTACCATACTGAGTTTTTGAAGTACTGATTGTGTTCAGCTCAGTCTCAGCCAACAAGTTTGTTCCTGCTGGAGGCATTTTTGATGCTGGATTTAATGCTGAAGTTTTCCATAATGGTTAATGCGTTTTGGAAAACAGATTCATTGTATATTCTTGCTGTTATAAAGATTCTTCCTAATGCAAAGTGCCAGACATCCAATTACAAAATACTGATTATATAATGGAAGTTGGTGATATGATTTTATTTAGAGAAGAATGCAATTAACTCTCTTTCCAGGCTGAGCAAAGGGAACATGAAAGAAAAATGCTAATTAAAATCAGTGCTCCAAATTAATGTTTGAGGAATCTTAAATCATTCTCTAAGGTGACAAGCATAAATGTATTGTTATTGGCCCTCATATGATGTAAGGCCACTCTGCTCGCAAAGCTAATATTCACCGTATTAATTACACACATCCTGGAATGCAGTAGGTCAGTGACATTACATTACGAAATTGACCTATGAGCTTCAGAGTGATCCGAAATCTGGTGGCTGCAAAAGATAAAGCTtacaaatgaatgaaatctggtgcagggagagagaaaaaaatatcatatatatatatgtatgttcaAAATCCATCCATTTACAAAATGTTGTGTGAAAACACTGGCTATATTTTCTTTGTgggttttttgtgtttgtttgttttatataaataaccttcccagagaatgaacaaattaatgatttttttaaattgcatatttcaaaatgtctgaacatttctgtgaatggGTTTTGTACATAGTAGTAGTATACtataatttgttaatttttagGGTAGCTATCATTTACAGTTGGCTTTATTATGggtttttattttagaaaaatgTGATTACTTGATTAACTGTAAAAATAACCAATGGATTTTAATGAGAACAATGCATATTTCTGGCAGCCCTGAAGATCCATGTGTCTTCAGCCACACGGGACATTTTGCAGGAGTTTAACTGCTTTCAGCTGGAGCTGAGAGGAGATGTGGAGATGAAGGGCAAGGGCAAGTTGAGGACCTATTGGCTGCTAGGAGAGACCAAGAGCAGCGAGTGAAAGGAGCCAGGAGCTGAGTAGGACCCACACAGTGCACTAATGAACCACATGAAAACTGACGAAGGCCATCATGGCTGCAGAATTCTGTCCTCCTTGGCACACTCCCTCCCTTGCATTCCAGCGCAACATGATACTGGACTTGAGCTCTGGCTTTTCATGTTGACGGAGAAGTTAAAATATCCTGAATGCCATGAATGCCACTGGCTGTCATTTTTGCTTTTATGTAGACCAAACAAAGAAGAGGTGgccattgtaaatgaatatacacacacttattGGTCCCAATAAGTTGGCTGCAATGGATACATAATCCTGCTGATTCAGAGGATGGTGACAAACAAGTCAAGCTAAGCCGACTGATTTTTATTAGGAAAATTGCCTAATTAGTTTTTGTGAACAAAAATAATGACCACATCCTTTTTCATAACAAGGAATAGTAATTTTAAACATGTCCTTACACAGTAGTTTTCACTAATTGTGACACCACACTGCATCTATCTATTAAGACTTTCCTTGTGGTACAAAATTATAATTTTGTAGGTAAATCAGAAGCATTCCTCATAATACCAGCCACTCCACTGCAGGATCTACATATATACGCAACCCTAGGGCTCTTAATTTGTGAATTTATTCTTAGTAACATAGGATTTGGAGAGACAGAGCTGTTAGCTGTTTGTAAGAAATGTGCACCAGCTTCAGACATACTCTAGGGCCTGAAAATGTGCTCTTATgcataatattaattttaatataatagGTCTTATTGAAGGTCAGGTTATGATTAATCTTTACAAAAGACTGAACCTGGACAAGAGTGCAgctgaatttgttttttttctttttgagaaTCGTGTGGCAATACTGAAAAGTAGAAGAGTGGAGGTTCATTATGTGACTTGCCTTGCCATgtttttattcctttatttgtTAATCCACACTTTAAATCGTAATTGTAGTCATTTGGTTTAGATGTATTTCTGAATGATCTGAAACACTTTGTTTTGAGAATTGTAATTTGTTTTAGAAAACGTAAAATGCCTTTGAGCAATGTATATTTTACCTGTGTGAATTAAGTTGATCTTCAAATGTGGAATCTACTCTGGACCTTTATAGCATTATAGCAATTCACTTTAATTCATATGTACACTGTGTAaccaaatgtttgttgacatcCCCTATAATAAATGGGTGCACACATCGAGGACACATGTAATGGGATTAAATGGGATGTTTTGGAGTTGCAGCTTCAGGTCACCCTGCTCATTGCCGACCATAGGCTAAACCAACACGACTTAGTGGGGTTaaattgtgttctctgtaatGACATAGCACAATCCAGTACCTCTGGGTTAAACCCCATCCTGACACAACCAATGATTAGAGgcaacatctacgattgtggggaaatgctgttctcttaTCAGAAGCTTTGTCCATgtgttttaaagtggaatggtatgtCTGGGGGTGAGGGGAATTTTTGTATGTGGTTGAagtataactttttttttttagttacagtttaaattaccacagaaactcatttgtaagttcaattgtttatttttgtagctcTGTAGTGCTTTTCaaaatacagcaaaaataaataaatattacacacgTATGGAGGGGGAATAGCGCAATATCCTCATTTAGGTTCATGCTTCTaaatgtttggaggtctattccttgtctaaaaacctccataTGTGCACCTTTCTCTACTTTGAGCAGAGATAAATTCTATCATATGGGACAGTGACCCTTTATTTCTTTACCCCTTTACTGACATTagtaataaacacattaaacttcataaacacattagaccggtttcagGCGCACAGACTGAAGAGTTGGCAAATGGTGTggaaacatattaaaaaaaatgttttttgattaaaattgtgaatgtcacACTTTAAAGCCATCATATTAGTCAAAACATGTTCCAGTAAGACCTTTTAAACTATTCACAAACTATttttgtccacaaacatttggatatatagtgtatatagctTTTAATAAAGGCACAAAGCAGCTCAACAGAAATCTAGGTCAAAGCTGTTTTGGAGAGTGACAAAGAAAATCACAGAGGAACCACAAGGAGGACTCCTCAAGAAATGAGAGTAATGGATGTAGAATGAGGTGAGCCTTATTTAAATGTCATAACTACAAATCTACTTAAGCTCCCCAAAAAATCCTGAGGTAAATCTGATGATTTAGCAGTCAAGTTGAATATCATCAGTATCCAAATGAAAAACACCTATctccatttttataaaattgtaatctacaacatcatttgaaaacatcagctgtccttcacattgtgtcaGAAAAGTCACGATGAATGGAcctatagaaatgctccaaaataaaatctggaatataattttttacatagacttatgtaaatatttaaggtTTTTACTTTTCCTGGTAAATATATTTTGGaaatatgtgtattttattggacagtgatgagaataaatgttatttaataaTTAGTAAATACATAGAGTTAAATATACCAATTAGATAAATATTCATGTCATTAGAAGTTTCAAGATATGTACTATTACATAAAATAACCCTATTGGCCATTGTAGTATCTTTCCCAAATGAACTTGTGAATTTGTAAAAGTGAATCAGGGCACATTGTCTCTAGTGACtgtgtttaaattaattaatatgacCAAGTCCTTGATTATTCTAcatacattaataattacatgTAAGAAATTCatgacaaatattttaaataatatttttataaacatctccaaaaaaatgatatattacAGTGAGGCCTTTCatcacagtaaaaatgtatatgcaATGAAGTTTTTTGAGAAGAGAAGCCTTCATTTCTGTTTCCACTCATATCGCTAGTTCATGCTGCAGTTTCTGGCTCTTCATTTTGATGCAGTGTCCTCTAGAAGTTATCTGTGGAACTTTGTTTTGGAGAAGGATGCTGGAAGTGAAAATGCTGTTATGCTGCAAAGCGCTTCTTTAGGAAATACTTGAGCCTTTTTTTCCTTGATGAACTGCTGGACCGAGGTGTACATTTATGGACTTTTGAACAGCCACATGAATCTTCTGATGGGAGAGCTGTACAACAATGAACTGCTGCATCATAAGACTTCAGGGAAGACTTGATCCTTGATTCCATACACTGAAAATATAATGcaaatttacagttaaaagCTGCAAACCCACTCATATGTAGCTCAtttaggtatatatatatatatatatatatatatatatatatatatgtgtgtgtgtgttcatttaggTCCAGCTGGACTAAATTTTTATAGGATATTATCAGTATAAAACTAGAACCAAAcaaatttcagatttttatatttatgtagttATTTTTAAGTACTAAATTAAAAAGAGTAATAATTTAATTACAtagtcatttttatatattgcaGCCAAACTCTGAAACATAATGCAAAATGCCATTTCTAGGTGGAAACACAATCATTTGACAAGTCATATTTACTGTAGGCatatacagcatatatattGCTATCCTTAAATTACAGGAATGAAAATGTATTCCAACAAATCCCAGACAAATGtaatatgtaaacaaatgtgACCTTATGTTTTTCACTTAAAATACACCTGTGCTTTTTCAAAACTCAAACTCACTACacataaaattaattatatgaaatgtgcatgttttattgatttgttaAGTGAAAGTAAGCTAACACATCCTCTCaaagaaaacatatttttaaaagccaATATTATATTTAACCCAAGAAACATTTTTAGAGAATAATGTGTTTTACGTTTTGTCTCATGTAACATATTTAGGTTCTCGCAAACATATTTCTGTAAGCGAATAGTAACAAAATGTGCAGAATTTAAGAGGCTGtgttacatgttttatttaaacaaggTAGTCCAAAATTTTCATAAGACTACTCACAGCCGGTTACTGGAAATGATATTTGTTGATTTCCTTAGTGATAATGTTAGTATATTctttaaactgaaataaaatgtgcCATATGATTTACCCAGACTGCAATTATTTTTCCTCATTTTTATTAGTTACTCAggcatatatttaaattttagaGTTAATAAGTGTGTAGTCCATTTTCTGTTGGAAAATTAACATCTAATTTATCTAGAATTGCCCAAACTTCTGTACACAGTTTCCCACCCTCTTGTGAGACAGAGACATGACTTTGTGGAAGCCCACCTGCTGCTGGTCCGCTCTGAGTCCAGTCAGTGGAGGGTGGTCCTGGAAAAAAAGCGACTCTCGGCGCCGGACGCAGGGGCTTTCCCCAAGAGTGATGAAGCCGTAGGGAGTGGTTATTTTGACCAGGTGCGGCAGGGACATCGCGGCTTTGTCTGATGAGGAACACGGGAGAGAGTTTGAGCCAGAGCCACGGCGGCTGAGCACTCTGCTCGCCCG
This genomic interval carries:
- the LOC136708415 gene encoding C2 calcium-dependent domain-containing protein 4D-like; protein product: MSGKGLSVTRTQSSQSPIVLDVSRREKNRDMHTSAVRRFSLRDMALTPARVPPFFIPPLFPGRGSRRYTLPATTHCPRASRVLSRRGSGSNSLPCSSSDKAAMSLPHLVKITTPYGFITLGESPCVRRRESLFFQDHPPLTGLRADQQQCMESRIKSSLKSYDAAVHCCTALPSEDSCGCSKVHKCTPRSSSSSRKKRLKYFLKKRFAA